TCGTCTTCGGCGCCGACCTCGGCGGCAACGCCACCGCCGTGGCCGCCGGCGCCAACGTCGTGGTGCTCGGCATCGCGGCCAAGGCGGGCGAGCCGATCAGTTTCTGGCAGTTCACCCGCTACGGCGTCGTGGTCACCGTCGCGACCCTGCTCGTGGCGTGGCTCTGGGTCTACCTGCGCTACTTCGCGCTGGCGTGAGCATCGGGTAGACAGGGCTGCATGCGCACCCTCGTCACCGGCGGCACCCGCGGCATCGGCGCCGCCGTCGCGCGCCGCCTGGCCTCCGACGGCCACGACCTCGTGCTCGGCTACGCCCGCGACGACGCCGCGGAGTCGACGTCACGACGGTGCGCGCCGACGTCACGACCGACGCGGGCATCGACGCCGTGGTCGGCGGCGCCGGCGGGCTGACGGGCGTGGTCAACAACGCCGGGGCGACGCTGCACATCGCCCCGCTCGCCGACACGCCCGTCGACGTCGTCCGTGCGTCGGTCGGGCTCAACCTCACCGCGGCCATCCTCGTCGCGCGCGCCGCGGTCCGGGTGATGGCCCGCTCGCGCGGGGGCGCCGGCGGGGTGCTGGTCAACGTCGGCTCCGGCGCGGCGACCCTCGGCTCGCCGGGGGAGTACGTCCACTACGCCGCCGCCAAGGCGGGCGTCGACGCGCTCACCCTCGGGCTCGCCCAGGAGGTCGCCGGCGACGGCATCCGGGTCGTCGGCGTGGCGCCCGGCATCATCGACACGACGATCCACGCCGACGCCGGCGAGCCCGGCCGGGTCGACCGGGTGGGGCCCCTCGTCCCGCTGGGACGCGCCGGACGCGTCGAGGAGGTGGCCGACGCCGTCGCGTGGCTGATGTCGCCGGAGGCGGCCTACGTCACCGGTACGACGCTGCGCGTCGCGGGCGGCCGCTGACTGGCAGACATTGCCAGTGGATCGCGCCGTTGTTGGCCGATAGTGCCGTGGGGAGGCTGTGAGCGCCGCCACTACGGTTGCGGGCATGAGGGTCCTGCTCGCACTCGGCGGAAACGCCATGACGAACGCCGACGGCCGTGCCCGGCCCGAGGACCAGATCGCCGCCGCGCAGGTCGCGATGGCCGCGGTCGCGGGCCTGATCGAGCACGACCACGAGGTCGTCGTCACCCACGGCAACGGCCCCCAGGTCGGCAACCTGCTGGTCAAGAACGAGCTCGCCGCAGCCGTCGTCCCGCCGGTGCCGCTCGACTGGTGCGGCGCCCAGACCCAGGGCACCCTCGGCTTCGTCCTCATGGACGCCCTCGACGACGAGCTTGCCCGCCGCGGCGTCGCGCGTCGCAGCGCCGCCCTGGTCACCCGCACGCTCGTCGACGGCGACGACCCCGGCTTCACCACCCCGACCAAGCCGATCGGACGCCACCTCCCCGAGGCCGAGGCCCGCCTGCTCGTCGAGCACGGCGAGACCTGGCAGGACCGCGGCGAGAAGGGCTGGCGCCGGGTCGTGGCCTCGCCCGAGCCCCTCGAGATCCTCGACGCGCCCGCCGCCCTCGCGCTCATCGAGGCCGGGTTCGTCGTGGTCGCCAACGGCGGCGGCGGCATCCCCGTCGTGCGCCGCGAGGACGGCACGCTCCACGGCGTCGAGGCCGTCATCGACAAGGACCTCGGCGCCGCGCTGCTCGCCCGCACCACCGAGGCCGACGCGCTCGTCATCGCCACCGACGTGGCCCACGCCGTCGTCGGCTGGGGCACCCCGGAGGCCCGCGACGTCGGCACCGTGACGCTCGACGAGATGCGGGCCTACGCCGCCGAGGGCCACTTCGCCTCCGGCTCGATGGGCCCCAAGGTCGACGCCGTCTGCCGCTTCGTCGAGCAGACCGGCCGGCGGGGCATCATCACCAGCCTCGACCAGATCACCGCAGCGGTCGCCGGCGAGGCCGGCACCGTCGTCCTCCCCACCCCCTCCGGTGGTTGAGGAGGTCGCGCAGCGACCGTCTCGAAACCACGCCCACTGAAAGGAACCCGCATGCCCAGTGCGATCGAAGTCCGCAAGGTGCCCATCCACTCCGTGGCCGACGCCTCGGAGCTGACCAAGCTCATCGACGAGGGCGTCATCGCCGCCGACCGCGTCTTCGCGATCATCGGCAAGACCGAGGGCAACGGCGGCGTCAACGACTACACGCGCATCATCGCCGACCGTGCGTTCCGTGAGGCGCTGGTCGCCAAGGGGGCCGACCCCGAGCAGGTCAAGGGCGTGCCGATCGTGTGGTCCGGCGGCACCGACGGCGTGATCAGCCCCCACGCCACGATCTTCGCCACCACCGACGTACCCGAGGACGACCCGTCGCGCGAGGAGATGCGGCTCACCGCGGGCTTCGCGATGAGCGAGGCGATCCTGCCCGAGGAGATCGGCTACACCGCGATGATCGAGAAGGTCGCCGCGGGCGTGAAGGTCGCGATGGAGCGCGCCGGCATCACCGACCCGGCCGACGTCCACTACGTCCAGACCAAGACCCCGCTGCTGACCATCCACACCATCCGCGACGCCAAGTCGCGCGGCAAGACCGTGTGGACCGAGCACACCCACGAGTCGATGGACCTGTCCAACGGCGTCACCGGCCTCGGCATCGCGGTCGCACTCGGCGAGATCGAGATGCCCACCGACGCCGACGTGATGCACAACCGCGAGCTCTACTCCTCGGTGGCGTCCTGCTCCTCGGGCGTCGAGCTCGACCAGGCCCAGATCGTCGTGGTCGGCAACGCCAAGGGCGTCGGCGGTCGCTACCGCATCGGCCACTCGGTGATGAAGGACGCGCTCGACTCCGACGGCATCTGGGAGGCCATCCGCTCCGCCGGCCTCGACCTGCCCGAGCGGCCCCGCACCGACGACCTCGACGGCAAGCTGGTCAACGTCTTCCTCAAGTGCGAGGCCAGCCAGGACGGCATGGTCCGCGGTCGCCGCAACGCCATGCTCGACGACTCCGACGTGCACTGGCACCGCCAGATCAAGTCGTGCGTCGGCGGCGTGACCGCGGCCGTCACCGGCGACCCCGCCGTGTTCGTCTCCGTCTCGGCCGCCCACCAGGGCCCCGAGGGCGGCGGCCCGGTCGCGGCCATCGTCGACCTCGGCTGAGCGATCCAGCTCCTCCACGACACCCCGTCCGCGGGGCCGGCAGCGCGTTGTCGGTCCCGCGTGATGGGGTGTCCTGCGTGAGCACCCCGACCACCCGCTACCGGCTCGTCGCCCCCGACCGCGAGGTCGTGGTGCCCGAGCTCGACGAGCACCAGCAGCGCGTGGTCGACCACGCCGGCGGGCCGCTGCTCGTGCTCGCC
Above is a genomic segment from Nocardioides okcheonensis containing:
- a CDS encoding carbamate kinase; translation: MRVLLALGGNAMTNADGRARPEDQIAAAQVAMAAVAGLIEHDHEVVVTHGNGPQVGNLLVKNELAAAVVPPVPLDWCGAQTQGTLGFVLMDALDDELARRGVARRSAALVTRTLVDGDDPGFTTPTKPIGRHLPEAEARLLVEHGETWQDRGEKGWRRVVASPEPLEILDAPAALALIEAGFVVVANGGGGIPVVRREDGTLHGVEAVIDKDLGAALLARTTEADALVIATDVAHAVVGWGTPEARDVGTVTLDEMRAYAAEGHFASGSMGPKVDAVCRFVEQTGRRGIITSLDQITAAVAGEAGTVVLPTPSGG
- the bar gene encoding barbiturase, with amino-acid sequence MPSAIEVRKVPIHSVADASELTKLIDEGVIAADRVFAIIGKTEGNGGVNDYTRIIADRAFREALVAKGADPEQVKGVPIVWSGGTDGVISPHATIFATTDVPEDDPSREEMRLTAGFAMSEAILPEEIGYTAMIEKVAAGVKVAMERAGITDPADVHYVQTKTPLLTIHTIRDAKSRGKTVWTEHTHESMDLSNGVTGLGIAVALGEIEMPTDADVMHNRELYSSVASCSSGVELDQAQIVVVGNAKGVGGRYRIGHSVMKDALDSDGIWEAIRSAGLDLPERPRTDDLDGKLVNVFLKCEASQDGMVRGRRNAMLDDSDVHWHRQIKSCVGGVTAAVTGDPAVFVSVSAAHQGPEGGGPVAAIVDLG